TTCTGAGGTCCGCATCCGTGTCGTAGCTGAAGCCAGTACCATGAGAATGGCCGGACAGTTCCGAAGCTACGTGTGGGATCCCGTCCTGATCATTTCTCAGATAGCATTAATGCAGTTCATCTACTACGGCTGCCTGGGCCTCTGGATCGCATTGCTGGACGCCTTGATTCACTACAGTCCTTCTCTCGACCAGTTATTTAATTGTGAACTCCTGGGATTTTCTTCTGTACACGGGAGGATCTCCATGATGGCTTTCATCTTAAACTCTTTAACCTGCGCCTTGGGACTTCTCCACTTTATCCGCAGGGGAAAGCAGTGCCTGGATTTCACTGTGACGGTCCATCTGTTTCATATGGTGGGATGTTGGATATATAACGCTCACTTCCCTAGCACAATCACCTGGTGGCTACTGATGTTTGTATGCATTGGCCTAATGGCAGTGACTGGCGAGTATCTGTGTCTGCGGACTGAACTCAACGAGATCCCCCTCAACTCTGCACCCAAGTCTAATGTGTAAACTGTTTTTACCCAGCATACCTCTCCTGTTTCTTATACTTCAGTATTTATCCTCCACACTGTTAGATCCGCTAATGGTTACTGGAGTTTGGTTAAAACGACTTCTAGAATTTAAGCTACGGAATGACGAGATCATGGAGTATACAAGCTGTGAGCGAGTATGTCTGTGTAACCTTTCAGCACTTGCATTACACACTCAAGGTTTTGGTTGTTTTTACGGATTGGTAATAATTACGTCCACCTTGACCTTCTTGTAGATTCTTTGTCATCTTAAACTTGCAGGAAGTTTTTTGGAAGAGAATGAAAGTTTTTCCGCAtcattattttctcaaaaaggtcCATTTGCAAGTGGCGGGCAAAGAAAAAAGCAAATGGATAGAGATGCCAATAAAAAGAACATGGTATAGATACTATTCTGGTATAGTACACAAGAGCGTAATTGACATTGACATTCTTAGTATGGTTCTATTTCAACAAGGGGAGGGCAGAAGACAGGGTTGTAAAGGAGGTGGGATATATGTAGGCCCATTGGTTTTCCCTTCTCTAAAGAGGTCTTGCCCTGTCCTTTGTTAGTTGGTGTCACAAGAAGAGAAGACACAATATGAGGGTGGTTATACACTGTTCCTATGACTTGGGCTTTGTCCAGGGCTTGATGAGGGTTTAGGCATAGATTCTACCATGTTCGTACCCCATCTGCAtgcagattaaagggaacctgtcatcaactttatgctgatctcactgagggcaacaTAAAATGGTGACAGACGcactgatctcagcggtgtgtcattcatgagctaaaagtaagaggttgctgagaaccagcatcataatcattacagcacaggccttgaaaaaagtcaaatctacttgagaagagtcatggttattcataatttcTGCTGATTATTGGCaagtctcctagagagaaagggagaaaactaggtagaagactgtcagccatcagtaggtgggcaggagagcaggaagtcatgaataaccaggactcttctcaggtggccgggactcttttccgggcccagtctgcaatgacttatgttggttcttggcaaccacttactttaacTTTGCACACGATCGTATCAGTTTTTGAGGGCTGCAAATTACGGACCCGCAAATCATGGATATGGACCTTCTGCactccgcattttgcagatcggAATGTCCGGCCTTATAGAAATGCataatcttgtctgcaaaacggacaagaataggacatgttctatttttttttttatttttttttgccgggCCGCGGAatgtaaatgaatgggtcctcatccgatcTGAActgaaaatacggtcgtgtgcatgaggcctaatgctgtgcgctcctgtcaGTGGAAGGGAGATCAGAACGAGACCTCCCACTGATGCCAGCTGCGAGTGTATCACATTGAACCCGCTCATGTGTCTGGCCTTATGGCCACCGCTGCAGAAATCAGGATCTGCTTTAGTCTTTGAAAAGTTGGATTTGCCTGTAGCAAATCATGAATAGAGGAGTTCTCTAGtttcaattatatatatatatatatatatatatatatatataatttatttatttttactccccccccccccccccccccatcctggcAAGATATTTAAATGAAAACCTTCCTGTagtattttttaaacaaactCAGATTTTCTCCATGTAGCTAATATATAGAAGAGAGGCGTGGGGAGTGTGACTACTGAAAAGAGAACAGCATATCAAGTCCTGAGAAgcattacagagcaaagcatgctgggtttggttagaaaacccagcaggaagctgataaaaacaggaagttctgcttgTAAACCTCCTAGCAGAATGCAGTGATTCTgagagcaggaaagggaggtgatcACATGAAAAACTGGTATAtgggccaaaaaatatatagtagGGGTACTCTGGAAATAAAAAACTCATTGTAAAATCGGAGAACCCCCTTGAAACCaagggctgcactgtggtacatTGTCACCTGCAAATTGCTCTAAAAGTGCAGGAAaatgtattaaagggattgttcatcTTTGTGGAGCTTTTCTACAGACCATGGCATGACCCACTTCATCATTCTTACACAATCCTTACTACTGGGTTCCAGTTTAATCTCTGCCCCGCTGGCTCTGCAGGTTACTGGTCTCCCCATATCAACATTTGGTTTGATGCCGCGTCAAGTGACCGCGTCAGCCAGTCACTTCACTTCACGTCAATGGGTCACATGACTCATGCGTGTCACGGCTATGACTAGTCATTGGCTTCAGCTGTCACGTGACCAGtagtcaaaccggatgttgacgcTGGGAGACCTGGGACCTGCAGGGCCGGAGCTCAGCGGCAGGGATCAGGTAATTACCACCGTGGGTCTGTAGAAAAGCTCCACAAAGATGAACaattacttttaaaggggttgtgcaagtgaTTTCAAAATTTGCCCCATGCCAGTGAATGCTGTCAAATAGCAGCTCTGGTTCTCCTCCTGGTGTTTGTATGCAAGGTGTAGAGCCATATGGCACAAgaatgctgaggccagtgattggctgcaatgaTCACATGACCATGCACCACAAGGAGGACTGAAGCAGCACAGATAATGGTGGAGATGAATCCAGTGAGTATATGGTTATTTTATAGCATTTACAGTCATGTGGGGAACTTTAAAATAAGCCTGACAGCCAGTTCTCCAGTTTCAAGAAGAAACCAGACAAATCAGGGGCTGTAATAAAGAATAGATGATTATTTAGCCTGTGCAGCAGTGACGTCAGGTTCACGACTTGTGACCGCTATAGTCAATCGATGGTCTCAGTGGTGCACtgaagaggccagtgattggctgcagcggttacATGTTGTTaacatgacatcactgctgcagctcgGAAAACTGAGCCCTGCCAGGAGAATCTCAGCTCAagatctgtcaggtaagtaatCATCTATTCTTTTTCCCCTGAGTTGTCTGGTTTCCTTATGaaactggacaacctctttaacgttGAGCTCTAGTTTTTATTCAAGGATAAGAAATGTAGCTCAGGTCTGGCATGGTGATGCCCCAAGACACAGCAAACTAGAAGCATGTtggttttttatttgttttgttttcaatGGTTCTCCTCAAGCAAACTCGGTGAAGGTCTAATTTTATTCTAGGGCAGGCGCTAGAAAATGTAGGTTTTCACACATTGAATGACGTATCTTCTGTGGGCTTAGTGTTCAAGTATCCTAGCAATGTGACTACTTTACATTAATCTTTAGAATATAAGACCTCCAAAATGTGTAACTTCCCAAAACCATAAAGCTGCCAACACTGCCAGTTGGTCTTTCTCTTACTACTGATGGTACTTGGGCGAACCCGATAACATTGGAAAGTACTGTGGGTATTATTGCTGTGAACTACTGACCATATATCTGCCTGTGTGTAAACTGGGTGATGACCAGTATCACAACTTCCATATGTGTTGTCAGTGACTGGCTGGTTAGACGGTACTCGAGATCTGTCATTGctttaggcctcacgcacacaaaCGTTCTTTGGGTCTGCATCTGAGTCACATTATTTAGCAGCTCGCATGAGGACTCCTATAGCTCAACGGCGCCGCAAtacatgtggacagcactctgtgtgctgtccgtgctgcatcccaccaaaaataaataaaaaaataggacatttcctatccttgtccgcatcatggacaaggatagggctgGTCTATTGAGGGACAGactttctgttctgcaaaatgcggaacgcacacggctggtatcttcattttgtggatggcaaaatgctgtatggccatgtacatgaggccttaaagggaacctgtcacctggattttgggtatagagctgaggacatgggttgctagatca
The genomic region above belongs to Bufo gargarizans isolate SCDJY-AF-19 chromosome 4, ASM1485885v1, whole genome shotgun sequence and contains:
- the SYS1 gene encoding protein SYS1 homolog, which translates into the protein MRMAGQFRSYVWDPVLIISQIALMQFIYYGCLGLWIALLDALIHYSPSLDQLFNCELLGFSSVHGRISMMAFILNSLTCALGLLHFIRRGKQCLDFTVTVHLFHMVGCWIYNAHFPSTITWWLLMFVCIGLMAVTGEYLCLRTELNEIPLNSAPKSNV